The genomic region gaacaaatatatatttatccatGACACCTAACTATAATTCACTTTTTTAGTGACctattgatatatttaaaattttactattatgaaaagcaaaaaaaaataaaaataattcatattatttattaatatataagtacatttaatttactaatataatcattttatatcgtaaaaaataaaaaataataacttgaattatgtataaatattcaatataatatatatttaaataattttttaaaattaagcgcaattataaaaaatgaaaagtgtTTAGCCATACATTAACTGGTCATATGTAGAAATCCTAAGTTAATCcattataaacaaaaaaatatttaataaaaataataatttaatatatatctatattttctctttaaaccattaaaaaaataataaatgtttgtTAAAAGgatgtttaaataaataagttctataatacattattaataaacttatttatataataattattaaatatttccttatataatatatatgtatcaatACAACAATATGCGTTCGCATTTAATTGTTAcatgaaaaatgtaatacatctttttttaatataaatctaattaaacatttatctaaatatatcaaaatataaacattttagaTTAGTATGagatcaaataaaaataaatcttattatagttaaaatataaatcacCACAAAATGTTGATAAAATTGTATAgattatctttttatatagtaataataatgtacaAAAACATATACTTATACGAATTTACTagaatacattaatatacaCTAAGccattatttacattaaagCTCAAACTATAATTAAAACTACagatagaaatatattaaaacattctaattcacaaaaaaactaagataaaattattttaaattgttcataaaaaattccCTTAtctgtatgtttatatataagaattaagaaattattgatatgcttattatatatatttacatatattgtaattattagTTCACattgattattttattacagaAAATAGTATGTAActcattattaattttatctttgtCTGAACTTTattctttcatattttttaacttttttatgataataaacaACCCTTGATATAAGTGTTATACCTAATATTAAAAACGGTAAGCCATATATTAGGATTCTAAATAATCTTCCTAATACATGCAATtcactaatttttttagatgCTTCTCCAATGGTTGTCCAAAACCATTTTACATCTTTCAGAGACGTATATACCGTATTCAACCACCCATTTTTTCCCGATTcttctaaaattttaaaaaatcctATTGCATCCCACAACCCGTTTTTTCCATCTACCGCACCCCACGATAAATCTACTATGGGCAGTACTGATAACAAAAAGAACATTAATAAAGGTAAAACAAATAGTAGTACGcattttttacgtattatttttctgtaagACTTATTACTAAttgttttgttgtttttaagaaaatccaTAAAATCCatttctttgaatatttttttttcaaagtaggaataattttttgtttcaaacatacacttgttttttttcatatatgatTTACAGTTTCCTTTAAATTCTGATGGACTTCCATTTgaatgttttctttttccagTGTACCCTTCcatatgattatatatatctttttttttcgtcaTTCCGTTATTTGTCATTTCCTCTTTTAAACCTAAGgcatttgaatatttatcctgtttatattttgacaGTATACGATATGCTTTTCCATGTATTTTTGTACTATAATTGTAACTttcatacaaatatttattaaatgtactctaaaaaatcaaaaaaagaaatgaatatcaaaaaattaaataatatcacactaaaaaaagtaattacaaaaataaaacacaaaaaataagaataacataaatatatttaaataataatatcataccatataaatgtaaatataacatatccAACTTAAAAGGGTAAACTTAggaattttaataaataacagtgactttgtttttttttccattatatagaactttaatatataaatacacgaaggatataattaacaaaatatggTACTCTtttgaaaatgaaatatacaattactttttatttaatctgtttttcatattttttcgtaAAAACATAATGTAAACTATgtaactataattttttttacaactcAGATAATcaaatgtaaatttaaatgtatattataaattttttatcttaactatatgtacataaaaataatattaattagaatgaagttattttaattaattaataaatatacaa from Plasmodium malariae genome assembly, chromosome: 11 harbors:
- the PmUG01_11010400 gene encoding fam-l protein codes for the protein MEKKTKSLLFIKIPKFTLLSWICYIYIYMSTFNKYLYESYNYSTKIHGKAYRILSKYKQDKYSNALGLKEEMTNNGMTKKKDIYNHMEGYTGKRKHSNGSPSEFKGNCKSYMKKNKCMFETKNYSYFEKKIFKEMDFMDFLKNNKTISNKSYRKIIRKKCVLLFVLPLLMFFLLSVLPIVDLSWGAVDGKNGLWDAIGFFKILEESGKNGWLNTVYTSLKDVKWFWTTIGEASKKISELHVLGRLFRILIYGLPFLILGITLISRVVYYHKKVKKYERIKFRQR